atttgtatataaatacgtatgtatgtgtaaaggtaaaaataaaattttgttaatatgaaattcagtgcgagattctttgtataaattaatgttttaaatataattctttgtataaataaatgttttaaattgttactattatttcatccttcttcctactatacgaatgaatattcacattaaaattattttaccactcaaagtcgttgtcacgtaaaactttcgcccgtataccgactttacaggcaaccaatttttatcatcattttattaatgatttttaatgtaatttgatTTACAAtaacttaattgtaataaataagtaagattaTAGTTTTGTAAAAACTTGTAGCTTCGTTTCAATAGATGGCGGCACTAGTTGTGAAATGTTAATAACTCCATGTAAAGATTTTGCTGTTCGACTGCCAGCAAAATCTGGGTtaaatacttctttaatttATACTGATGTTTcgatgtaatttgtaatttgtttaattttagaataagtAAGTTTCAAAAATGATTGTTCTCACTGATAGAACGAGTACGACCAATAGGAGTCGAACACGTTGTCGCTAGTTTGGCAGAAGACGTGGTGCGCAGTGGCGGACCCGGTCGCAGAGACATTATTATTGAAGAAATGTGCAAGCGTGATAGACGcaatagaataattataataagttactagcggaccccagcgccatctgtcgggctgatttgtgaatctaaaccatccagggagCCACCAAAAcgcataacaaaaaaatcattcaaataggtccagccgtttaggaggagttcagtgacatacacacgcacacaagaaatatatatatagaaagatTTGGTTATTTTGGTTaacaatttatgatttttttttttgcatttaatctcgtttgctttgaactaaattttaatatcaacgaACAGTGTAACCGGTGACCCAATTTAGGTCAGCGgttcagcatttttttttaaacgacggCAAGACGCATATACATTATACGACAAGTAATAATACTGACCTGCCAAGTCATCAGCTCGAAGATATACAGGTTGGTGACTATCGCGAAGGTGATGATGAACAGCAGCAGCAGAGTGGAGAACCCCTTGAGGATCCGCACCATGAAAGCGGATATCCGGGGCGTGAACCGCTGCATTGCGAGGCCAATCGCCAGCGGGATGAATAGACCGATCACGAACATGCCGATACGCAAGTACGGGACGACTATGTTAGCGTTCGCGAACACCACTTGGCCGAGGGAGAACAGCCACGCGGGCATGagacctataaaaaaaaatcaacgtcAGGCAAAATTCTTGTCCCTTTTAAAACTTGTGAAAACTTTTATCTAAGTAACATTGTAGTGTGTAGTTTactattgaaatatttatgacaatataaatatgtttactatattttgtatttatgtgtttagtattagtatttatcaacatgtagtatattttatatatttgaatttagtCTAAACTTCATTGTCACACCAACCCGCTTCTTATAAATGCCTCTAAAAAAAGTTGTCTGGCAGaaatcgctttagcgataagaccgcctttacaCTTTTTAAGTCCCTGTGCGTTTTTTGTATCATTTCTATTTTGTGTGcgcaataaagtattcaaacaaacaaacttctgTAAAGTAGCCTACGAGTGTTTGAGATGGATATAGAGTATCAGGCGATAAGGGTAAATATAAggcttttattatatattaccaaacgtaaaattatttaatatttaaatgtaaaatattatatcttgtTCCTCCTCCCCGTTCTAcaacagaacagcgagacaccgtgagcggtggcatccttatgtggttgatattccatcaagacgcacgaaacgttttttatccacgtttctgatacgtgccgctaagatgtggaacaccctcccggcaactgtgtttcctgccacgtataacttgagtaccttcaaggctagagtgaatagggtacttctaggcaagcgtgctccaacctagacctcatcattgctttctaaggctgccagtccaccggagcggagcgacgcagcggagccgagaaacggagaaatattaaccaataggattgcacaaaatctccgctgctcttaagtgaaccagacacagtacgcaactgcgctccgcattagtccgTTTCTCAGCTctgctgcctcgctccgctctggtggactggcagcctaacgggcatgattgtcgaaAGGGCTGgcttatcgttaataaaaaaaaaatcgtttacatattatttaggtaagtaaaactaaataatactaAGGCATCTTACCAAAAGCAGCCAAGGTAGATATAGACGTCATAGCCAGCGAGAGATCCAGGTTTCCTCCGAGGATGAAGGTCCAGATGTTGGAAGCCCCACCAGCGGGGGACACTCCCGAAAAGAACATCCCCAGACGCAGTGCTGGGGAGTCCGGAAATATAAGGAAGCCTAGACCGAACGATAtctggaataaaaattataggtaAAGAACCACCTTCAGGTTTCTAACTTAGCAGAAGCAAAAGCGAAATTTTTTGTCATTATCAATATTCtccattttaaaaaaaatgttaataaatgcgaaaatattgataatttgccatataaaaaaaaatgattatttatttataggttacCAAGGTAAAATCTTTTGaatgataagaccgcctttacacgcctaaatattttttaagctgCTGTGCTTTTTTTTAGCATGTCTATTTTGTGTGATCAATAAAGAATTCAAACAAACCATTTCTGAAAAGTTGCCTTCGAGagttttagaatagaatattcCGCTTTTCCCCgtgtttattacttatttttaaggttgccattacatatttaatgttatcagtgtttttaatattatcaaatactATGTATCGAGTTTACCGGTGATTCTAGAGCGGGTAgtttaccttggccaaagaataagttggccatccaaaggggcaacgctgccagcatcttaggcaactcgctgcggtggtttcgaagacgtttgagattttatttagttttacatagtttactttaggttatatttataaaaaaaaatatttaaagaataaataaatttgtttttttttataattatgaaaaaaattgttggtatataattattagtttacacTTATATgctatttaatatgttattattgtATGTCTTGCAGCATTTAGCCCTTTTAATACGTAttctaaaatataatactatGAACGTGTGAAATGTCATGTTATTTTATGAGGATTGATGGATtcattaagatttatttatttatttgttcaccacaaatagaaaaaaaaaaaatggacacaacaaaaatatacttaaaaagtagtatacaaagggcggccttatcgcttagtagcgatctcttccaggcaaccttaggattaggaaaaccaagggaaaccgattggtagggtgtattattattatatacattcttACGAACAataacacactaatacttatcaagattacacacataaaatactaataatgataaatataaaaaataataaactaatatatactaaaacatacttaaatatgagatACTTAAAGTtctacgtaagtacataattttttggACTTAGTTTTTTGAAAGTCTTACCAGTGGCATGAAGAGGTACTGCCCAGCCAGTCCTATAGCGGGTCCGATTGGCTTCTTTAGACACGCCGTTACCGTTGGCCAGTGCATCGCGCAGCCGAAGTTTATGAAGATCAGAGATACCTGAGCGGAGTCAGCCATAAAACGcatgttttatttcactacaaaccCTCCAAAAATATTGGCAGTTCAGTCATTTCCAGTAACAGTAAAGCGaactttttatgtatgtatatttatttatttaagtaattaaatatatttctactagTATGTGTATATACCACATACCTATTGTTTGCAATTGTTTTATATGGAGGCAGacaaattgtatacgctgtgttattttttttttttaatttgataaacaatagatataaaatatttgttattgcaacgtaaggattttttttatgtagctagaaacacacctttgtaaacatatacaatgagtaaataaaaaatattttattatagcgtttctgttttatgttatgttttgcGGTGAACCATAAAAGTAtagttatatatctatataactatacttttataatattattaataaattaactatattatatatatatatatatacagttcaacgggtatatacaacgaaaatctttaataatagtaaatatattcattcatatgaTGAAAATGCCATCAAATAGCCTATAGAATGTTATATACTTACAAAAACTGCAACGCTAGTGGTGAACACGGTGTCGATCACCCGCACGGGGCGTATCACCACGATAGGCACGGTGCCGTTCGTGACCGGGTGCACTGCTCCACCCCTACTCGCCTCCACAGTCATATCCGTTCTTCCTGCAAAAGACagtttatcaaattcaaataatttgtGACCACCCTTTGTCCTGGCGGACTGTGGTCTTATAACTTGAGGTCACGCGTTTGATCGAGTCCCCTAAAGGATTTTAacctttataaattaaaaatgtaaacaaattgtataataattacaatcatgtaaaattaaaaagatcgACTCACGGCTGAGACTAAATGTAACTTTAATTTTTCCATTCTTTTTTCGTGATGttaatcggtccaagatggccgccaccaaatagcaatttacatatttttccacACCTCCCTCAGCATCAAATATCAAATATCAAAAGAAaagtttgactagtagaataaataaataaataaatatacaatgacaatacaaacatcgtcatctatccccaaagtaagactagcttgtgttaagggtacgaagatgatgatgaacatttttatgaattactagctgttgcccgcgacttcggctgcgtttgattttgtattttgatgtggcattcaatttagttgtagttctaaaaaacttaaagtattcagtatcgctaagccttaaatgaggggtttgctgctgtttgCTGAGGAGTTATCTATCCagattcatcagatctacacaaagtttaggcaaagtgaaacatattattataacctctatagtacaaaaataattatttaaatcggttataatttgtcggagttatggtgttaaatcgtcaaacactttcatcccctctcccaaaggaaccgagcttaatgtcgggataaaaagaatatgtgtacaaagtttcaagaggatcggttaagtagtttttgcgtgaaagcgtaacaacttacttttataatattagtagggatgtacataaatacttataatatgtagataaacaccgagaccctaataaacattcatgttcatcacacaaacattgttcaTTTGTGGGAATTGACCCAGTCTTGAACTCAGAGAGCAGGGAAACTGCGCCAATAAGCCGTCAAAGTAACGGAAGAGTAATCCTGTTAGCGGAGATCATACCTAAGAATTTACAGTCCACTTTTATTCTCCCATAGAAGTGTCCTTTATCCAGTTCCGCGTCAGTTATGTCGTACGTGGAATTCCATGACGCTGTCGCAACGTGCGGTATCTCTGTCCGCACCTGAAACTTGTCTTCCAATTGAAGGTCGTTCCctgaaaacaattttatttatttattgcatttatactctttatttgtacaccgcatcaagttcagaaaaacaaaaaaaaagaacaaacactccaataatgtagtaggatacagaaggcggccttatcgcaaatatatttatttcatttatactctttatttgtacaccgcaccaatttcagaaaaaaaaaaataagtcacttcaagaatgtagtaggataAAAAAGGCGggcttatcgctaagtagcgatctctgccaggcaaccttctAAGATTGAatgaatttaatgtaaaaagaaacgcaacatcacaccggaaaactaaatcgcttagcggcacgtttttgtcagcagggtggtaaccagccacggccaaagccca
Above is a genomic segment from Pararge aegeria chromosome 23, ilParAegt1.1, whole genome shotgun sequence containing:
- the LOC120634219 gene encoding sodium/bile acid cotransporter-like isoform X2, with protein sequence MCPLWPMHLIILYLLMLCPLWVLCQAAPEFLASFTADTFEMHMDDSYFVYVNITGNDLQLEDKFQVRTEIPHVATASWNSTYDITDAELDKGHFYGRIKVDCKFLGRTDMTVEASRGGAVHPVTNGTVPIVVIRPVRVIDTVFTTSVAVFVSLIFINFGCAMHWPTVTACLKKPIGPAIGLAGQYLFMPLISFGLGFLIFPDSPALRLGMFFSGVSPAGGASNIWTFILGGNLDLSLAMTSISTLAAFGLMPAWLFSLGQVVFANANIVVPYLRIGMFVIGLFIPLAIGLAMQRFTPRISAFMVRILKGFSTLLLLFIITFAIVTNLYIFELMTWQILVAGMGVPWLGYLAGYSVARLFRQPHRDALAISIESGIQNTGIAIFLLRYALPQPEADITTVVPVSIAIMTPGPMICIFIYQRIKACWGCKPSKIETQTARKSWETSHQYQRPLSPASSLPLMSNKQEENWSSSS
- the LOC120634219 gene encoding sodium/bile acid cotransporter-like isoform X3, producing the protein MYASKMCPLWPMHLIILYLLMLCPLWVLCQAAPEFLASFTADTFEMHMDDSYFVYVNITGNDLQLEDKFQVRTEIPHVATASWNSTYDITDAELDKGHFYGRIKVDCKFLGRTDMTVEASRGGAVHPVTNGTVPIVVIRPVRVIDTVFTTSVAVFVSLIFINFGCAMHWPTVTACLKKPIGPAIGLAGQYLFMPLISFGLGFLIFPDSPALRLGMFFSGVSPAGGASNIWTFILGGNLDLSLAMTSISTLAAFGLMPAWLFSLGQVVFANANIVVPYLRIGMFVIGLFIPLAIGLAMQRFTPRISAFMVRILKGFSTLLLLFIITFAIVTNLYIFELMTWQILVAGMGVPWLGYLAGYSVARLFRQPHRDALAISIESGIQNTGIAIFLLRYALPQPEADITTVVPVSIAIMTPGPMICIFIYQRIKACIKNRNSDRKKIVGDVTPVSEAAEPGVVSTIDVK
- the LOC120634219 gene encoding sodium/bile acid cotransporter-like isoform X1 translates to MYASKMCPLWPMHLIILYLLMLCPLWVLCQAAPEFLASFTADTFEMHMDDSYFVYVNITGNDLQLEDKFQVRTEIPHVATASWNSTYDITDAELDKGHFYGRIKVDCKFLGRTDMTVEASRGGAVHPVTNGTVPIVVIRPVRVIDTVFTTSVAVFVSLIFINFGCAMHWPTVTACLKKPIGPAIGLAGQYLFMPLISFGLGFLIFPDSPALRLGMFFSGVSPAGGASNIWTFILGGNLDLSLAMTSISTLAAFGLMPAWLFSLGQVVFANANIVVPYLRIGMFVIGLFIPLAIGLAMQRFTPRISAFMVRILKGFSTLLLLFIITFAIVTNLYIFELMTWQILVAGMGVPWLGYLAGYSVARLFRQPHRDALAISIESGIQNTGIAIFLLRYALPQPEADITTVVPVSIAIMTPGPMICIFIYQRIKACWGCKPSKIETQTARKSWETSHQYQRPLSPASSLPLMSNKQEENWSSSS